From Malaya genurostris strain Urasoe2022 chromosome 2, Malgen_1.1, whole genome shotgun sequence:
attctctacgacattaaactctggaacatttttctcaaaaacaaagaaagcttcacttgatctcgattactgtgaatttcacacagcgaaaagtgcacaaatctaaccaagctgttctagatttgcactaaactgaggatatttaccttcgatttgcgaacaacaaatcctaatagttctttagaaaacttttgagcccttagaacagctgattttgtgtaatgctctccaccgttgttttttcatcaatgcaaatgactggtagctgtgacgtaatcgctcttgtcggaagcgaaactagctttgcaaacgacacaaaatacatctgctcgcagtggcgatagaatccaaactaatccaatttttgttatgagctttctttttaagtgatttcgtttgtagctttttcactaatgggcggttctaacggctataaaaatagccgcatacagaattttaatgtcaattatttcatttcggatttgcatttcattgaaagaaactatcaggacacTGTACGggacattcctgcctttcagaaggatcaaattgtggaaattactacgatattcaacactgttcggaacatttttctcgaacgatttgttgtacagcagcagatattttgttctcttcctcagaacgcgttctgattggctggtgttgacatgggtcaaatgagacagggttttcaatagtgtactattgaaatacttcaatgttttttgctatacacgtttaagttgaaaaaattcgattctattggtagttagattatataaatcctttcacagataactgagctatgagctctaaaaatacgagcaaggcaaacgcgccttacggatactcgtttataccaaacatttcagaaaagtttaattttgaattattagagattatgtcacacaactgataattttatcataaaattgtgatcatatttccgatggcgtgtaggaaaaattatgttgattcgttagatacaacgagagatattcacgatcaaaaacttatcactctctcagagggtaaattttgaaaaggccgaTGGCGTGtaggaaaaattatgttgattcgttagatacaacgagagatattcacgatcaaaaacttatcactctctcagagggtaaattttgaaaaggcaccccatagttaagtaagtcgtattcaaaacaaaacaatatgtaaaagcgattcacacgtagCATCAGGCGAACATTACCTGCATGGAACGGTTACGGAATAACAACATTAATTgcaagcaattcatatgaagggACACtatgtcaagttcacggaacattttaacgtcggGTACGTGAGCAGTATTCggctgaaaataacaataaattaattttgATGTCGACCGAAGTTCATTGATcatctgaatcgtgtttaatgcttTCGTTTCcgtatgaaaacaaaccaatctcatttgcatttgtgactTATGAGCGCTTATTGAACGACATACTACACGAAATGTTCGTTCAGATTGCTGGAATggtttgttgctattttttctttggcaaaaatagtgtgaaatctaggtgttaccttcatatataaagaagatttgttgttattctacgtgaagtagaagtattgtacaggtatgtagtgttagtttaaaaaaataagtagaaaaatcttctgaaattgtccagtaaaactagtccaacggggctccaactccttatattaaaaatggctcaacaatggacctctgtctgccgggtttattgaaagaaaaaaatggcattcggttcaacggtctatttcaaaatcggcaaacgaaggtcccgtgttggcctcccgttgaacgattgattggactccaatcgcgtagtttcgctttgaaaattttctcgggtcgcaccacatccatgcgagtttgtttattttttctttttgttatgAGTTGTTGCTTGAGACGCGTacaacgtgttcgttttactcggagtaagagtcgcccgcgtgtaggtttaaaaacgaaaacggtataagtaaactagtcgaaaaagggcgaaactctttttatgttgattttctCAGTGGGtaaacacttagaaaatttcgcagaattcgttaatattttactgaattttcaacagctgaccgttcggtaatcagttcggtaattcaaTTGATTGCTAAGCGTTCGGTAATGAAACTTTTGTTgatctgtcaaacaactaccgaacattcagtaaattcagtggTGTCAAGGTGGTTTTCATTCATTGATTACGCTTTTCTATTTTGGAAATGTTTATTCCTTGATTTTTCACCGCAAAGTGTGACAAAATTTAGCTCCAGTCGTCATTTGGCAAAAACCCAAACTTAAAATGTGTTTGAGTTCATCCagcttattattttctttgccaTTGATTTCAATGTCGAAGTTTGAAGTTTCATACTGCTCATCTGTAGGTGACAAAACGTTCACTGTTTCCGCAAAAGTGGACATTTCAGTCGGATGTTTTTCAATTATACGTCgcttcagggaaaaaaattagcATAGCGCGTATTGCATTTCCAAAAAGTGCGCTAATTTTTctaaagggcgtataagcaagtgacagtttctctttgtttacattctcttctattaattgtcaagcggtttccacgtttatcactcaactctttgcatgaaatgatacccgaaactttcgactttcaaacagaatagtgatatcaaagaaaatctttttaatcacatcacaataatcgaacaggagagtgattaaagagaatctgtcacttgcttataccacAGActtacagacatgacagtatgagtaaattcttataaaaataatttttcgtgatgcactagttccacctatattgtactgcgcgaactatttactatcggtacaccccttgtgttacgtaaaagttgttttactagttggtttcccctcgtttgtcaacaccgatcagctgcttgcagggatgcctgatttcatcaaaatttttgaaaatgaatcgtcacaataaattttttgattacgttgataattagagtgcctataaccagagtgacgacatctcatccgtaatgctggcaacaattaaaaacattccattagctttacattgaattgacaggccgtttgctcgtttggaactggtagctgtcattccaaacgaacagctgtcgccactctgattatagtaactctattgataatatatttaactttttcgcgatgttggaaggtaaccatttatttgactcaacgttgttcatctagactattttttattgtgttggtagttttcacccgaaattaggtggcggcagaccagaagcaagtaaatattgtaacaaaacgggttcgattttgtattgcgttggaggatgagaagtaggcataattctgtatatagttttggcaatatgtattaaatttgtatcctgcatgaagttcgcatggacgtatacaaatcaatacattacaggtaattctgcatgaatggcaactctgttggtaaatgaaaaaaaaacacagtatagatgacagacaggatgtttttgatagggcaacgtggcgccatcatgacacatgtgagtactgtcccaaataaaggaatattcgaaatgaccgttaaaatgattgaagaatctaatttgagtgtcctgtctgttagtctgtgcttataCTCccctttgaaaaattaaccgagaaatgtataatttattttaacggTGTAGTTTAATGTGGAACTAGTGGAAAACGTTTCCACGTTTATGACATGACGTTTCAGAGCGACagttgttttgtgctgtttcgcGCTTTTTTCATGTTGGCATAGCTGTGAATTCCCACTAATTTTTCCAAGTCCATTCATTTATAGAGAGACTTCATTCAAGTTCTGACGTGTTTTTGTGCGGCTCgttattttatttcgatttttgaatTGCCTTTTGATCGATTTTAATAATAAAGTAGGCATGTGAcgttgtttttttcaattttcaagttaaataatgtaatattttacagatcgtaACCATGTTCGAGGCTCGGTTGATCGCAAGCACCACTTTGAAAAAGGTCCTGGATGCTATCAAAGATTTATTAAATGAGGCGACTTTTGACTGCAGCGACTCCGGGATCCAGCTACAGGCGATGGACAACTCGCACGTTTCGCTAGTCTCACTATCTCTACGCTCAGATGGATTTGATAAATATCGTTGTGATCGAAATCTTTCGATGGGAATGAACTTGGCCAACATGTCTAAGATCATGAAATGCGCCAACAATGACGATACTGTCACCATGAaggcacaagataatgctgacACAGTAACGTTTATGTTTGAATCTCAAAACCAAGAGAAGGTTTCCGACTACGAAATGAAGCTGATGAACCTTGATCAAGAACATCTAGGAATCCCAGAAACGGATTACGCTTGTATCGTAAGAATGCCTGCCATTGAGTTTGCTCGCATCTGTCGAGATCTTTCTCAGTTTGGTGAATCGGTCGTCATTTCCTGTACTAAAGAAGGTAGTTGTTTTGCAATCATCGTGTTTCACAACTAATACTTTTTTTATATCAAGGTGTAAAATTCTCCGCATCAGGAGATGCTGGATCAGCTAACATTAAGCTCGCTCAGACCTCATCCGTTGAGAAGGAAGAAGAAGCTGTCATCATCGAAATGCAAGAACCGGTGACACTA
This genomic window contains:
- the LOC131433128 gene encoding proliferating cell nuclear antigen, whose product is MFEARLIASTTLKKVLDAIKDLLNEATFDCSDSGIQLQAMDNSHVSLVSLSLRSDGFDKYRCDRNLSMGMNLANMSKIMKCANNDDTVTMKAQDNADTVTFMFESQNQEKVSDYEMKLMNLDQEHLGIPETDYACIVRMPAIEFARICRDLSQFGESVVISCTKEGVKFSASGDAGSANIKLAQTSSVEKEEEAVIIEMQEPVTLTFACRYLNSFTKATPLSSQVQLSMSADVPLVVEYKITDLGHIRYYLAPKIEDDEN